A genomic stretch from Sphingopyxis macrogoltabida includes:
- a CDS encoding DarT ssDNA thymidine ADP-ribosyltransferase family protein has product MAKIGYRDKIREIVAYRGIEYLCHFTPAPNLPNIIAHGLLCRAHLSTAGMPAYTSIDHRLDGEDQAISVSISAINHRMFEAKRAASGRTDWIVLFLCPSVLWTHECRFYARNAARREMLDHRGFLGGPWAFNRMFSESSHPNGFTGYSYRVDTGIADALTTYSDAETQVLEPISPEYVIGAWANSMPLAEIVQSCLNRLSGSERDVQVRDFSPRFVNEFDAWG; this is encoded by the coding sequence TTGGCAAAGATCGGCTATCGAGATAAAATTCGAGAGATCGTCGCCTATCGTGGCATCGAGTACCTTTGCCATTTCACGCCAGCGCCCAATTTGCCCAACATCATAGCGCACGGTTTGCTATGTCGAGCTCACCTATCAACGGCCGGAATGCCCGCATACACCAGCATTGATCATCGCCTAGATGGTGAAGACCAAGCCATCTCTGTTTCGATCTCCGCAATCAACCATAGAATGTTTGAAGCCAAGCGAGCAGCGTCGGGTCGAACTGACTGGATCGTCCTGTTTCTCTGCCCCAGCGTCCTTTGGACGCATGAATGCCGTTTCTACGCTCGCAATGCTGCACGGCGTGAAATGCTCGATCACCGGGGCTTTCTGGGCGGTCCCTGGGCATTCAATAGAATGTTCTCGGAGTCATCTCATCCAAACGGGTTCACCGGATATTCTTATCGCGTGGATACCGGCATTGCCGATGCTCTTACGACTTACTCCGATGCGGAAACTCAGGTGCTCGAGCCGATTTCTCCCGAATATGTGATAGGAGCATGGGCCAATAGTATGCCCCTCGCCGAAATTGTGCAGAGCTGTCTAAACCGACTAAGTGGCTCTGAGCGTGACGTTCAGGTCCGGGACTTCTCTCCAAGATTTGTGAATGAATTCGACGCATGGGGTTAA